In Nocardioides bizhenqiangii, the DNA window CGCGCGACGTGCCCAGAGCCGCGCGATCGTCCGCATCAGCGCCGGGTACACGATGAGGTAGCGGAACGGCTTGATCAGGGTCAGGTAGGCCTCCCCCACGACACCGTTCGGCTTCACCAGCACCGCCATCTGCGCGTGGTAGCCGCCATCGCTGTCGTCCGCCACCCAGCCGACATGCATCAGGCCGTGCACGGTGCGGTTGGCGATCTCCGCGACGTACTCGTCGTCGGTCTGGTAGACCGCGTCGAACGGGACGTTCGTGAACCCCGGACCTGCCGTCTCCCGCAGGTCCGCGGCCAGCCGTTCCCGCAGGGACGGCACCCGTTGGCCGATGCCGTCGTCCTCGCTGTCCAGACCCAGCAGTCGGCCGAGCCACCAGCGGATCGCGAACAGGACCCGGTAGGGCAGCGGGAAGTCGCGGTCGTCGTCCCGGTCGGTCATCAGCCGGACCAGGAGCGGGAGGTCGTGCGCTCCTCCCGGCGTGGGCAGTTCCCAGACGTCCTCGAGCCGGAAGTCAGGGGCGATCTCGTGGATCCGCCACGGCCGGTCCGTGTGGGCCTCAGGCGGAAGCGGTCGGGTGCGCACGCGTGTGTCTGTCATGGACCTACGGTCCGTCGCGTGCCGCCCGGTGCGCGTCACCCGCTGTTCGCGAACGTCTCACCCGTCAGGGTGAGACCGCATCGTCCGCTCAGCGCGACGACCGGCCGACCACGCCGGACTCGTAGGCCAGCACCACCGCCTGCACCCGGTCGCGCAGCTCGAGCTTGGACAGCACGTGGCCGACGTGGGTCTTGACCGTGTTCTCCGACAGGTGGAGCCGGGCGGCGATCTCGGCGTTGGTCGCACCGGTCGCCACCTCCCGCAGCATGTCGAGCTCCCGCGGCGTCAACCGCGCCCGGATGGCCTCCGCCTCCGCGTCGCTGTCGGCGGGGGTGGCGGCGACGTGCTCGATCAGCCGACGGGTGGTGGACGGCGCCACCACGCCGTGTCCAGCGTGCACCACGCGGATCGCGTCGACGATCTCCTCGGCGCGCGCGTCCTTGAGGAGGAAACCGCTCGCACCGGCGCGGATCGCGGGGAACGCGTACTCGTCGAGGTCGAAGGTCGTCAGCGCGAGCACCCGCGTGGCAGGCAGCTCCCGCGTGATGATCTCTGTGGCTCGGATGCCGTCGAGCCGCGGCATCCGCAGGTCCATGAGTACGACGTCCACGCGCCGGCCGCGGACCAGAGCGAGGGCCTCGTGCCCGTCGACCGCCTCACCGACCAGCTCGAGGTCGGACTGAGTCTCGACCATCATCCGCAGCGCCGATCGCATCAGCTCCTGGTCGTCGACCACGGCCACCCTGATCCTGTCCGGGTCCGTGACGTTGCCCGTGTCGCTCACACCGGCATCCTCGCGCTGACCCGCCAGCCGGACGCGACAGGCCCTGTCTCGAGCGTGCCGCCGACGGCCTCCACCCGCTCACGCATGCCGGTGAGACCCCGGCCCGGGGCCGCGGCGACCGCGGGCGCTCCGCCGTCGTCGGTCACCACGACCTGCAGCGCATCCGCCGGGCGGTCGACGACGACCCGGACGACTGCGTCCGGGCGGGCGTGGCGCGCGACGTTCGTGAGGGCCTCCTGCACGACCCGGTAGGCAGTCAGGCCGACGCCGGGTGGGACCGCCGGGACTTCCGTCGCGAGGTCCGGGGCGTCGTACTCCAGCGTCAAGCCAGCCGTGCGCATCCGCTCGACCAGCGCCGGCAGGTCGGCCAGGCCCGGCTGCGGATCGGTGGGCGCCTCGTCGTCGCGGAGGACTCCCAGCAGGCCACGCATCTCGGTCAGCGCCTCGCGGCCGGTGCCGGCGATCGTCGCGAGGATCCCGGACGCCCGGTCGGGTGACTGGGCGACCACCAGTCTCCCCGCCTCGGCGTGGCTCACGACCACCGCGAGCGAGTGCGCCACCACGTCGTGCATCTCGCGGGCGATCCGGCGTCGTTCGTCGGCGGCGCCCTGCTCGGCCAGCTGGGCGATCCAGGCCGCACGGGTGGCGCGGAACCGCCCCAGCGCCCACGCCGCCACGGTGCCGCCCACCGTCGCGGTCGAGAGCATCAGCCACCAGGTCCAGCTCTCGAGCGCTGTCCCGGCGAATCCCCACAGCCGCACCACCGTCAGCAGGCAGCCGACCAGGCCGCCGACCAGGGCGGCTGTCGGCCACGGCCGGGCTGCGTGGGCGCTCACGGCGTAGAGCAGGACGAAGAAGCACAGGCTGCTCGGCAGCAGCACCGGTGCGTACTCGCTCCCGGCGGCGGTCGCCGTCGGGCCGCCCAGGTCGGGGGCGGTGACCAGGACGAGCTCGGCGAGGGCGCCGACCGCGAACGACGCCACCGGCCACCGCCGCGCTGTCGCGACGGCGAGGTGCAACGCCGCCAGCGCAGCGAGGAGCGCCCAGCGCCAGGGACGCGCGACCTCTCCCTCGACGACCGAGGTCCAACCGACCGGGAGCACGACCAGCGCGAGCACCCCGGCGACCGCCAGCTGTGCGGCGCCGCCGAGCCAGCGCGGCCCTGGGCCGGTCGCGGTGGTGCTCATGGCGTCAACCTACGGCCAGGTGGGGAGAGCCGGTGCGCTCTCCCGTGGAGGTCTACCGGGCGAGCAGGGCGCGGGCGTCGCCGCGCAGACGGACGACGTAGAGCCCACTGCTCGCGTCGGAGTACCAGACGGCGCCGTTGCCCACGTCCCAGGCCGGCTGGGACAGCGCGTTGCTGCCGCTGGGCCCGGGCTTGTTGAAGTAGCCAACCTCGCGCGGGTGCTCGAGGTCGCTGATATCGAAGAGCCGGAGCCCGGAGCCGATCATCGAGCAGGCGACGATCCGCGGGTTGTCCCGGGTCGGCACCGAGCAGTAGTGGGCCGAGTAGCCGCCGATCGGGCTGCTCGCCCCCGGGTCGTCGAAGAGCTCGTCGGTCCGGTGCTCGGGCTGGTGGACCTCCAGCCGCAATCCGGACACGACGTAGGGGTGGTGCGGGTCGTCGACGTTGACGATCCGGGCGGCGCCGACCGGGCCGTCCGTGCGGAAGTTGACGAAGCCGTCGCCGAACAGGTCGCTGAACTCGTCGACCTCGAGGACGTAGCGGCGGCCGTCCCGGACGAACGGCTCGGCGACCTGCGGGATCGAGGCCTCTGGCCACAGCAGCTCGCTGAGGAGATGGATTTCGGGGTTCGGCTCGCGGGCGTGGACCTCGGACACGTCATAGATCCGCAGGCCCGGCTCGTCGAGCACGCTGTTCTGGTTGAAGGTGCCCATGTTGGCGACGTACATCGTGTCGCCGTCGTCGGAGAACCGCAGGCCGTGGTAGATCACGCCCGCCTTGGTGAAGACCACGCGCGGCCGCCGAGGGTTGGTGAGGTCGACGGCCGTGAGCGTGAACCCGGCGGCTCCGGCCGACCAGAAGGTGCGCCCGTCCGGCGAGAACCCGCTCTCGTGGCCGAGCAGTCCCGAGGGTGTCGACGACAGTAGCTTCGGACGTCGGCAGTCGGTCCGGATGTCGTAGACGTCGAGGATGCCGGGCGCGGTCGCGAGGTTGCCCATGACGGCGGCGAGGAGACCGCGCTCGGGGTTGACGACCAACGACTCGTGCGGGCTCAGCATCGCGGGCGTGATCAGGTTGGCGGTCTTGCGGGGGTGCGCGGGATCCGTCATGTCGAGCACGACGACGCCGAGGCCGGTGCCGTTGAGCAGGTTGGTGACGACGTCGAAGGGGAACATCCGCGTCGAGTCGTAGTAGGCGCAGGTGTGGCCCTGGGCGTCGGTGTAGCGCTGGACCTTGAAGCCGCCGGTCCGGCCGTGGTGCCCGACCTGCTCGGTGTTGCAGGTGTAGCCCTGGGCGGCCCGCCCCGACTCGTGGTCGGCAGCCGGCACCCGACCCTGGATCGAGGTCTCCGGGAGCGAGCCCTCCGCGCAGCCGGCGACCGGGACCGCCGGCGCGAGCTCCTCCTCGCCCCCGACCGCGGCGACGACTCCACCGCCGACCACCGTCGCCGCAGCGACCGCCGCCACCGCGACCTGCCGCCAGCCGCCCCGCCGTGCGGAGAGCGAGCGGACCACGTCAGATGCCGGCGATGCCGTCGAGCTTCTTGACCGTCGCCTCGAACTCCGCGACGAGATCGGCCATCACCTCGGCGACCGGCCGCACCTCGTTCATCCGGCCGACGATCTGACCGACGGGCATCGAGATCACGTCGGGGTCTCCGGAGGCGTTGATCCGGTTGTGGGCGTCGGCGACGAGCAGGTTCTGGAGGGGCATCGGCAACGGCGCCGGTGCGTCCTCATCGGCCCAGGCCTCGGTCCACTTGGTCTTGAGCAGCCGGGCCGGCTTGCCGGTGTAGATCCGGGTGCGGACGGTGTCGGAGGAAGTGGCCCGGAGGAAGGCCGTCTCCCAGCCCTGGTTGCCGGCGAGGTTGCGGTACTCCTCGGTGCCGAGCCAGATCGACCCGGTCCACACCCCCTGCGCGCCGAGCGCGAGGGAGGCCGCGATCTGGCGGCCGGAGCCGATGCCGCCGGCGCCCAGCACCGGCACGTCCTGGCCGACCGCGTCGACGATGTCGGGCGTGAGCACCATCGAGGCGATCTCGCCGGTGTGACCACCCGCCTCGTAGCCCTGCGCGACGATGATGTCGACGCCGTTGGCGACGTGGCTCACCGCGTGCTTGGGAGCACCCGCGAGCGCCGCGACCTTGAGGCCGGCTGCATGGCACTGCTCGATCACGTCGACCGGCGGGGTGCCGAGGGCGTTGGCGATGAGCACCGGCCGGTGCTGAAGTGCGACGTCGACGTGCGAACGCGCCATCGAGTGCAGCCAGCCGAGCACACCCTCGCGGCCCTCGCCCTCGGGGAGCGGCGGCACGCCCAGCTTGAGCAGCGTCTCGTCGACCCACTTCTTGTGGTCCTCGGGGATGTACGACGACAGGTCGGTCGACGTGCCCTCGGTGGGGATCTTCATCGGCATGACCACGTCGACGCCGTACGGCTTGCCGTCGGTGTTGTCGTCCATCCAGGTCAACGCCTTGTCGAGCTCCTCGGCGTCGTTGAACCGGACACAGCCGAGCACCCCGAGACCGCCGGCGCGCGAGACCGCGGCCGCGACGTGCTCGGACGGCGTGAACGCGAAGATCGGGTAATCGATGCCGAAGGCGTCGCAGAGGGCGGTGCGCATCAGGCGGACACTCCGTTCGAGGCGGTCTGGGCGGTGCCGGCGCTCTGGGCGCTCAGCGCCATCTCCTTGGCTGCCGGGTACTGCGCCTTGCCGGTCGCGTTGCGCGGGATCTCGTCGACGAGCGTCAGCACCCGCGGCAGCTTGTAGCCCGACAGGTGGGAGCGGAGGAAGCTGCGCAGCTCCTCGAGCTCGACCTTCTGGCCTTCCCGCGCCTGGACGACGGCGGCCACGGTCTGGCCGTACCTCTCGTCCGGCAGGCCGACCACGAGCACGTCGTAGACGGCCGGGTGCCCCTTGATCGCCATCTCGACCTCTTCGGGGTAGACCTTCTCGCCACCGGTGTTGACGCAGTTCGAGCCACGGCCGAGGAGCGTGATCCGGTTGCCCTCCTCGATCCGCGCGTAGTCGCCGGGCACGGAGAAGCGCACGCCGTCGATCTCGTAGAACGTGCGCTCCGACTTCTCGGGGTCCTTGTAGTAGCCGACCGGGACGTTGCCGGACCGCGCCGTGCGACCCACCTTGCCGACGTCGGCGACCGGGTCGAGGACGTGGCCCTCGTCGGAGATGACCGCGGTGTTCGGTCCGATCGACACCACCGGTCCGTCGGTCGACAGGGCGCTCGCGTCCTGCATGCCGGTGCCCTGGAAGCCGGTCTCGGACGAGCCGACCGAGTCGGTGAAGATCGCGTTGGGGAATCTGGCCATCCAGCGTTCCTTCACCGCCTTGCTGAAGACGGCGGCGCTGCTGGCGATGGCGAAGAGGGTCTGCCCGTTGAAGGGGTGATCGGTCTCCTGGCTGGCCTCGTAGGCCTCGATCAGCGGTCGCGCCATCGCGTCGCCGGTCATGAACATCATGTGGGCCTGCTCGCGGTCGACGATCTCCCACGTGCGCACCGGGTCGAACTTCGGCTCGAGGATGGTGAGCTGTCCGGAGAACAGGTGCATGAGCAGGCTGGCCTGGGCGCCGCCGTGCATGAGCGGGCTGAGCGGGAACGTGACGAGGCCGGGCTCGGCGGCCTTCTTGGACTGGTCGTGCTCGCTGAGCGGTTCGCCGGTCGTGAAGTCGATCCCACCACCGAGCACCCGCCAGAAGTCCTCGTGACGCCACATGACGCCCTTCGGATAACCGGTCGTGCCACCGGTGTAGATGATGTGGATGTCGTCCGCGCTGCGCTCGCCGAAGTCACGAGCGTCGCTCTGGTCCGCGACGGCGTCGGCGAGGGCGACCCCGCCATACCCAGCTATGACCGCGAAGTCGTCCTCAGACCCCGGCTCGATCGGGTCCGGCAGCACGACGAAGGTCTGCAGCAGCTGGTGCTTCGGGGACACCTCGGCCACCAGGTCGCTGTAGACCCGGTCGTGCACGAGTCCCTTGAGGTCGGCGTTGTCGAAGATGTAGTCGAGCTCGCCGGCGACGTAGCGGTAGTTCACGTTGATCGCCACCGCCCGCACCTTGAGGATCGCCAGCAGGGCGATCACGTGCTCGATGCTGTTCTTGGCGTAGAGACCGACGTGGTCGCCGGTGCCGATCCCGCGCGCGGCCAGGAAGTGCGCGAGCTTGTTGCTCTCGGACTCCAGCTCCGCATAGGTGATCGTGCGCTCACCCACCTTGACGGCGGGCCTGTCCGGCGAGGCGACGTCGACGGCGTGTTCGAAGAGGTCGGCGATGTTCAGAGCCACAGCCCGAGACTAGAACACGTTTCACTTTTTCGCTAGCGTGGTTCGTATGACGACCACGGATTCTCCGTCGCCCCAGCCCGAGTCACCGACCCCCAGCGAGGCCGGGGAACCGCACTGCCTGGTCGAGCTGGTCGACCACACCCTCGTGGTCACCATGAACCGGCCCGAGGTGCGCAACGCGCTCTCCGGCGAGATGCTCGCGATCATGGAGCAGGCCTGGGACCGGGTGAACTCCGACCCCGAGGTGCGGGTCTGCATCCTCACCGGCGCCGGCGGCGCGTTCTGCGCGGGTGCCGACCTCAAGTCGATGAACAAGCGGCCGCCGTCGGAGAGCTTCGAGTCCGGCGAGTACGACCCCTCGGTGATCAAGGGCCTGCTCAAGGGGTTCCGGCTCACCAAGCCGCTCATCGCCGCGGTCGAGGGTCCCGCCATCGCCGGCGGCACCGAGATCCTGCAGGGCACCGACATCCGGGTCGCCGGCGAGTCGGCGAAGTTCGGCGTCTCGGAGGCCCGATGGAGCCTCTACCCGATGGGCGGGTCCGCCGTCCGACTCCCCCGCCAGATCCCCTACACGGTGGCCGCCGAGCTGCTTCTGACCGGCCGGCACGTCAAGGCGCCCGAGGCCAAGGAACTGGGCCTGATCGGCCACGTCGTCCCCGACGGTCAGGCGCTCGCCAAGGCGCACGAGCTCGCCGACCTGATCTCGGCCAACGGTCCGCTGGCGGTCCAGGCCATCCTGAGGACGATGCGGGACTCCGAGGGCAAGCACGAGGACGACTGCTGGGCCGACGACGCTCGCGTCGGTGCCGCGGTGTTCGCGTCCGAGGACGCCAAGGAGGGCCCGCGCGCCTTCATGGAGAAGCGCAAGCCCGAGTTCAAGGGCCGCTAGGGCGGTACCTTTCGGTGCGTGGATCTTTCGGGCCTCGTCGGCTTCCTCTTCGGAGCGGTCTGCTGCATCGGCATCGCGGCGGTCGGCATCTACGGCGCGGTGCAGGCGCAGAAGCGGGCGGCCGAGCGCCGGGCCGCGCTGGCGGGCTACGCCAGCCACCGGGAGTGGGAGTACCGGCCGAGTGACGACTCGCTGGTCAGTCGGTTCACCGGTGCGCCGTTCGACCGTGGATACAGCCGTAGCGCGACCAACGTCTTCCTCGGCCGCCACGACGGCCGTCACTTCGTGGCGTTCGACTACGGGTACGTGACCAGCTCGGGCAGTGGCAACGACCGGAGAACGCAGCACCACCAGTACTCCGTCGTCGCACTGAGCCTCGGCCTGACCACCCCCGGCCTGGCCGTCGGTCCCACGGGCACGTTCGGCAGGCTGGTCAACGCCGTGACCGGACGCGACGTGCAGATCGGGAACCCGTTCTTCGACCAGGCCTTCACCGTCACCTCGCCGTCACCGCAGTTTGCGTTGGACGTTCTCCACCCGGACGTGGTGGACGTGCTGCTGCACCACCCCGAGATCGCCTGGCGCCTCGAGGGCGACTCGATGCTGGTCCTCCGCAGCGGCCAGCACACGCCCCAGGAGATCGAGGCCAAGCTCCACTTCATGGACGCCGTCCTCGACCGGATCCCGGAGCACGTGCGATCGCGGCTCCTCGGTGAGCCGCCGCGCTGACGCCGGACACCGCTAGCCGGTAGCAGTACCTGATCCGACACCCAGCGGTCGCGTTCCACTCACAGGAGCGCGGAAGCGACCTAGGTTGAGGAGACCGGCCATTCCTGGGGGATCGAGCCATGAAGCACACCCGGATCGCGTGCATGGGCCTTCTCCTGCTGCTGGCTGCCCTGGTACCGATCGAGACTCCGGCTGCGGGCGCCACGACGCCGCCGTCCGGGTTCCAGGCGACGGTCGTCGCGAACAACCAGATCTTCGCGCCGACGTTGATGTCGTTCACGCCCGAGGGCAGGATCGTCGTCGCGCAGCAGAACGGCAAGGTCAAGGTGTGGAGCGGCGGTGGGGTCAGCACGACGCCGTACCTCAGCCTGACCGTCGAGAGCTCGTCCGACCGCGGCATCCTGGGGATCGCCTACGACCCCAACTACGCGGCGAACCATTACGTCTATGTCTACTACCACCGGCCGACGCCGACGATCCACGGCGTGATCAGCCGCTTCGTCGTCCGGCCGGACGGACTGAGCGCGGACCCGGCAACCGAGACCGTGCTCTACGAGATGGACTCCCTCAATTTCACCGGGGTGCACACCGGCGGCTCGCTCAAGTTCGGGCCGGACGGCAAGCTCTACGTCTCCGTCGGTGACGATAGACGTGGAATCGACGTCTCCCACAGCCTGGCGTCCGACCTCGGCAAGGTCCTGCGCCTGAACAAGAACGGCTCGATCCCGGTCGACAACCCCTTCTACACCCAGGCTGCAGGCAAGTATCGATCGATCTACTCCAAGGGTCACCGCAACCCCTACACGTTCGACTTCGACCAGCGCGGTCACCTGATGCTGGCCGAGGTTGGCCTGTCCTCGTACGAGGAGATCAATGATGTCGTGGGCGGCCGGGACTACGGATGGCCGGACTACGAAGGCCCCGACGGCGGAGACGTCCGCTACGTGGACCCCGTGGGCGGCTACGCCCATGACCAAGCACCCGAGGACGGCGGGTGCGCCATCATCGGCGCGGCTGCGGTCGATCCGGCTACCTCTACGTTCCCCGCGTCGTACGACGGGGACTTCTTCTACGCCGACTACTGCAACGGCTGGATGAAGTCCTTCGACCCGGTCACCGGCACGAGTACCCCCTTCGCCACGGGGATCGTGAATCCGACCCACGTCGTCTTCGGGCCTGACGGCAACCTCTACTACCTGACGCGCAACTCCGGCACCGGGTCAGGGTGGATCACCCGGATCACCTACACCGGCAGCACCGCGCCCTCGATCTCGGCCCAGCCGCGCGACGCGACGGTCGGGGTCGGGCAGGCGGCGACATTCACCGTCGAGGCCCAAGGAGCCGCGCCTCTGAGCTACCAGTGGTTCCGCAACGGCACCGCCATCAGCGGAGCCACCAGTGCGAGCTACACGCTCACCAACGCTCAGCCGTCCGACAGTGGCGCATCCTTCAGGGTGAGCGTGGCAAACGCCTCGGGGAGCGTGACCAGCCAGCCGGCAACGCTCACGGTGGTGACCAACCAGGCCCCGAGCGCGACCATCACCTCCCCGGCGGCCACGCTGACGTACCTCGCCGGGCAGAAGATCGACTACTCCGCCACCGCGACAGATCCGGAGGACGGCACGCTGCCGGCGTCCGCCTTCGACTGGGAGATCATCTTCCACCACGACACCCATACCCACCCGTTCCTCGACCCTGCTCCGGGCTCTCGGTCCGGATCGTTCACCGTGCCCGACAGCGGCTTCGAGACCGCGGCCAACGTGTGGTTCGAGATGCGGCTTCAGGTGACCGACTCGGCGGGCCGGACGACGACGGTGAGCCGGAACGTCCACCCCCGCACCACCACGCTGTCGTTGCAGGCCAGCCCGGCCGACGCACGACCAGCACTCGACGGGACGCTGGTCTCCTCGAACCACAAGGTCCTCACGGTGCGCAACATGAGGCGCATCGTGAGTGCCCCCGGCCCGCAGGCGCTCATCGGCGGGAGCTGGCGGTTCGACACCTGGTCCGACAGGGGGCAGAACCAGCACGAGATCGTGCCCACGGCGGGGAACAACTGGTTCATGGCCGTGTTCCGGCTCGATGCCGGCAACGTCGGCACCGGCGTGGGTCTCACAGCGACGTACTACGACGACACCACCCTGACCCAGCCGGTGATCCAGCGGACCGATCCCGTGGTCCTGGCCAACGTTGCGGGGAACAGCAGCCCGGCACCGGGTGTCTCCCCGGGCACCTGGTCCGCGCGGTGGCAGGGCAGCGTCTCGGCCCAGTTCAGCGAGCTAACGACGTTCCGCGTGCTCGCTGACGACGGTGTGAGGCTGTGGATCGGCGGGAACCTTGTCATCGACGCCTGGACACCGGCGAGCAAGGCCACGCTCTACTCCTCCGCGCCGATCACCATGACGGCCGGCGCGCGGGTGCCGATCCGTCTCGAGCTGAGGCAGGGCTCCGGACGGAACGGCCAAGTGCGGTTGCTCTGGCAGAGCAAGTCGATGCCCCGCTCGATCATCCCCAGCACCCAGCTTTTCCCGACCGGGTAGCCGAGGCTCAGCCGACGGTCCGGCCCTGGCCCTCCCAGTACTGCGCTCGCAGCGCCTTCTTGTCCGGCTTGCCGAGCGCGGTGAGCGGCAGCGCGTCGGCCACGATCACGTCCTTGGGCACGTGCACCGAGCCCTTCCGTTCCTTGACCGACGCCCGGATCTCCTCGGTCATCCGCGCGATCGCGTCGTCGTCGCGCGGCGCGTCCGGGCGGAGTACGACGATCGCGGTGACCGCTTCGCCGAACTTCTCGTGCGGCGTCCCGATGACGCCGACCTGGGCCACCATCGGGTGCTCGGCGACGACGTCCTCGACCTCCCGCGGGAACACGTTGAAGCCGCCGGTCACGATCATGTCCTTGGTCCGGTCGACGATGTACCAGAAGCCGTCCTCGTCCTCCCGGGCGACGTCGCCGGTGTGCATCCAGCCGTCGCGGAAGGTCTCCGCCGTCTGTTCCGGCAGCTGCCAGTAGCCCCCGGCGAGCAGTGGGCCGGCCACGCAGATCTCCCCCGGCTCGCCCTGTGGCACCGGTTTCCCGTCCTCGCCGAGCAGCGCGGTGCGCAAGAACGCGGCCGGGCGGCCGCACGACGTCAGCCGCTTCTCGTACGGCTTGCCGTCGGCGTCGACGTGGTCGCCCTTGGGGAAGTACGTGATCACCATCGGCGCCTCGGACTGGCCGTAGTACTGGGCGAAGATCGGGCCGAATCGCTCGACCGCCTCCTTGAGCCGGACCGGGTTGATGGCCGACGCGCCGTAGTACACGGTCTCGAGCGAGGAAAGGTCGCGGGTCCGCGAGTCCGGGTGGTCCATCAGCGCGTAGAGCATGGTCGGCACGACCATCAGCGAGTTGATCCGCTTCTCCTCGATCGTCGCCAGCACCTCGGCCGGGTCGAAGCGGGCGGAGACGAAGAGGGTGCCGCCCTTGATCACGGTCGGCACGAAGAACGCGGCGCCCGCGTGCGACAGCGGCGTGCACATCAGGAACCGCGGGTTCTCGGGCCACTCCCACTCGGCGAGCTGGATCTGGCTCATCGTGTTCATCGCCTGCACGGTGCCGATGACGCCCTTCGGCTTGCCCGTCGTACCACCGGTGTAGACGAGGGAGACGATGTGGTCGGGCGGCAGGGTGCGCGCGTGGAGCGGCTGCGGGTCGAACGTCGCGGCGACGGCGGTCAGGTCCGAGCCCACCGCCGTCAGCGACTCGGGGACCGGCCCGATCGTCAGCACCTGCTTGAGCCCCGGGCACTTCTCGAGGAGCTCGACCGCGCGGTCGGCGAAGTAGGGGTCGATGATCAGGGTCGTGATGCCGGCGTCGTTGATCACGTAGGCGTGGTCATCGGCCGACCCGAGCGGGTGCAGGGACGTCCGCTGGTAGCCCTGGGTCTGACCCGCGCCGAGGATGAAGAGCACCTCGGGTCGGTTGAGGGCGAGCAGCGCGCCGGGCGCGCCGGTCCCGGCGCCGAGGGACTCGAAGGCCTGGACGTACTGGCTGATCCGCGCCGCGACCTCCCCACCGGTCAGGGTGACGTCACCGAGGTGGATCACCGGCCGGTCCTTGTGCCGTTTGAGGGCGGCGACCATCAGGTGGCCGTTGTGGGCGCCGATCCGCAGGCTGTCATCCATGGGCCCAGACTAGAACGTGTTCTAGATCGGGGACAAGATCCGCTTTCCGTCTCGTGACGGTCCGGGCGACGGTAGCGTCCCGGCATGGCCAAGCGTCCTCGCCAGCACGGATTCGCCGCCTTCGCTCCCGAGGACGTCGCCGACGCCCGGGCCGGACGACCTCCGGGCGACCTCAGGGAGTACGGCGCCTCACGCGGCCTCGCGTGGCTCGACCGGGCCCGCCCGCTCGGGTTCTCGGCCGGCTCGCCGGGGTTCGACGAGTACCGGTTCAGCGTGCTCCGCGGCGACCTGCCGGGAGGCCGTTACGGCGTACTGATGCACCAGCTGATGGAGATCCCCGTCACGAAGTCGCCGAACGTCAGCGGCAAGCTCTACGGCTCCGTCGTCAAGAGCGGCGGCAGCTGGTGGTCGTTCTCGCTGCCCAACCGCACCGACATCCCGATCGTCGGCGACTTCCTCGACCCGCCCACGGACCACAGCCCGCGCGAGCCGTTCGACACCAACGCCGTCTGGATCCCGACCACGGCCGTGGGGACCCACGTCCCGGAGAGCGTGCTGCCGCTCTTCCTCACCCGGCTCGACCGCCGCGACAAGCTGTCGCCGTACGACTTCGACCAGCGGCGCGACCTCGGCTCGGCGGGACTGCCGGACTGGCGACTGCGCACGCACGGAACCCCCGTGAGCGACGCGCTGTTGCACCGGCTCCTGACGCCGAGCGTCCGGGAGGTGCTCACCCGCCGTGCGAACGATCCCTACTTCGGTGTGCTGCTGTTGCGCGGCACCATGGTGGTGCGTCGCAACGGGTTCGTGCTTGACCCCGATGAGCTGGACCGGCTGGCGGCCGAC includes these proteins:
- a CDS encoding DUF2867 domain-containing protein, which encodes MTDTRVRTRPLPPEAHTDRPWRIHEIAPDFRLEDVWELPTPGGAHDLPLLVRLMTDRDDDRDFPLPYRVLFAIRWWLGRLLGLDSEDDGIGQRVPSLRERLAADLRETAGPGFTNVPFDAVYQTDDEYVAEIANRTVHGLMHVGWVADDSDGGYHAQMAVLVKPNGVVGEAYLTLIKPFRYLIVYPALMRTIARLWARRAEVSA
- a CDS encoding response regulator, which codes for MRSALRMMVETQSDLELVGEAVDGHEALALVRGRRVDVVLMDLRMPRLDGIRATEIITRELPATRVLALTTFDLDEYAFPAIRAGASGFLLKDARAEEIVDAIRVVHAGHGVVAPSTTRRLIEHVAATPADSDAEAEAIRARLTPRELDMLREVATGATNAEIAARLHLSENTVKTHVGHVLSKLELRDRVQAVVLAYESGVVGRSSR
- a CDS encoding sensor histidine kinase, whose protein sequence is MSTTATGPGPRWLGGAAQLAVAGVLALVVLPVGWTSVVEGEVARPWRWALLAALAALHLAVATARRWPVASFAVGALAELVLVTAPDLGGPTATAAGSEYAPVLLPSSLCFFVLLYAVSAHAARPWPTAALVGGLVGCLLTVVRLWGFAGTALESWTWWLMLSTATVGGTVAAWALGRFRATRAAWIAQLAEQGAADERRRIAREMHDVVAHSLAVVVSHAEAGRLVVAQSPDRASGILATIAGTGREALTEMRGLLGVLRDDEAPTDPQPGLADLPALVERMRTAGLTLEYDAPDLATEVPAVPPGVGLTAYRVVQEALTNVARHARPDAVVRVVVDRPADALQVVVTDDGGAPAVAAAPGRGLTGMRERVEAVGGTLETGPVASGWRVSARMPV
- a CDS encoding LVIVD repeat-containing protein, encoding MVRSLSARRGGWRQVAVAAVAAATVVGGGVVAAVGGEEELAPAVPVAGCAEGSLPETSIQGRVPAADHESGRAAQGYTCNTEQVGHHGRTGGFKVQRYTDAQGHTCAYYDSTRMFPFDVVTNLLNGTGLGVVVLDMTDPAHPRKTANLITPAMLSPHESLVVNPERGLLAAVMGNLATAPGILDVYDIRTDCRRPKLLSSTPSGLLGHESGFSPDGRTFWSAGAAGFTLTAVDLTNPRRPRVVFTKAGVIYHGLRFSDDGDTMYVANMGTFNQNSVLDEPGLRIYDVSEVHAREPNPEIHLLSELLWPEASIPQVAEPFVRDGRRYVLEVDEFSDLFGDGFVNFRTDGPVGAARIVNVDDPHHPYVVSGLRLEVHQPEHRTDELFDDPGASSPIGGYSAHYCSVPTRDNPRIVACSMIGSGLRLFDISDLEHPREVGYFNKPGPSGSNALSQPAWDVGNGAVWYSDASSGLYVVRLRGDARALLAR
- a CDS encoding NAD(P)H-dependent flavin oxidoreductase; protein product: MRTALCDAFGIDYPIFAFTPSEHVAAAVSRAGGLGVLGCVRFNDAEELDKALTWMDDNTDGKPYGVDVVMPMKIPTEGTSTDLSSYIPEDHKKWVDETLLKLGVPPLPEGEGREGVLGWLHSMARSHVDVALQHRPVLIANALGTPPVDVIEQCHAAGLKVAALAGAPKHAVSHVANGVDIIVAQGYEAGGHTGEIASMVLTPDIVDAVGQDVPVLGAGGIGSGRQIAASLALGAQGVWTGSIWLGTEEYRNLAGNQGWETAFLRATSSDTVRTRIYTGKPARLLKTKWTEAWADEDAPAPLPMPLQNLLVADAHNRINASGDPDVISMPVGQIVGRMNEVRPVAEVMADLVAEFEATVKKLDGIAGI
- a CDS encoding acyl-CoA synthetase, with the translated sequence MALNIADLFEHAVDVASPDRPAVKVGERTITYAELESESNKLAHFLAARGIGTGDHVGLYAKNSIEHVIALLAILKVRAVAINVNYRYVAGELDYIFDNADLKGLVHDRVYSDLVAEVSPKHQLLQTFVVLPDPIEPGSEDDFAVIAGYGGVALADAVADQSDARDFGERSADDIHIIYTGGTTGYPKGVMWRHEDFWRVLGGGIDFTTGEPLSEHDQSKKAAEPGLVTFPLSPLMHGGAQASLLMHLFSGQLTILEPKFDPVRTWEIVDREQAHMMFMTGDAMARPLIEAYEASQETDHPFNGQTLFAIASSAAVFSKAVKERWMARFPNAIFTDSVGSSETGFQGTGMQDASALSTDGPVVSIGPNTAVISDEGHVLDPVADVGKVGRTARSGNVPVGYYKDPEKSERTFYEIDGVRFSVPGDYARIEEGNRITLLGRGSNCVNTGGEKVYPEEVEMAIKGHPAVYDVLVVGLPDERYGQTVAAVVQAREGQKVELEELRSFLRSHLSGYKLPRVLTLVDEIPRNATGKAQYPAAKEMALSAQSAGTAQTASNGVSA